One genomic window of Microbaculum marinisediminis includes the following:
- a CDS encoding FMN-binding glutamate synthase family protein codes for MLIHPVTLLTRYGTFVAILIATAVTFVLLTKGWHVRWAFYPLLVLSVVGIWSLFQTRHTLMRNYPVIALVRWVSEELRPFLRQYIVESNLEGRPYSREHRSLIYQRAKDDVDVHPFGTELDVYSDEYEWLSHSIAARHVDPNTFRVEVGGPQCDKPYSASLLNISAMSFGALGANAIEALNLGAKLGGFYHDTGEGSISPYHRKNGGDLVWELGSGYFGCRDKAGRFDPKRFAEQAVSDQVKMIEIKLSQGAKPGHGGLLPAEKITAEIAATRMVPTGQDCLSPPAHSAFSTPIEMMEFIATLREMSGGKPVGFKMCIGQPHELLAICKAMNETGILADFIVIDGAEGGTGAAPVEFSDHIGTPLREGLIFARNALVGTGLRDKVRLAASGKVSTAHYLAANMAVGADWCNAARAFMFSLGCVMSMRCHTGECPSGVTTHDPLRQRGLVVEDKARRVHNFQRETLHALAEVVGAAGLDHPGQLTPAHIFRRINAVEAKPLDDLYTFIEPGSLLDGRRKTPLGRYWQEARADSFAPA; via the coding sequence ATGCTCATCCATCCCGTGACGCTTCTGACGCGTTACGGAACTTTCGTCGCCATCCTGATCGCGACGGCGGTCACATTCGTCCTGCTGACGAAGGGCTGGCATGTCCGCTGGGCCTTCTATCCGCTTCTCGTCCTGAGCGTCGTCGGCATCTGGAGCCTGTTCCAGACCCGTCACACGCTGATGCGCAACTATCCGGTGATCGCGCTGGTGCGGTGGGTTTCGGAAGAACTTCGTCCGTTCCTGCGCCAGTATATCGTCGAGAGCAATCTCGAAGGCCGTCCCTATTCGCGCGAGCATCGTTCGCTGATCTACCAGCGCGCCAAGGACGACGTCGACGTCCATCCGTTCGGCACCGAGCTCGACGTCTACAGCGACGAGTACGAGTGGCTCAGCCATTCCATCGCCGCGCGCCATGTCGATCCGAACACGTTCCGCGTCGAGGTCGGCGGGCCGCAATGCGACAAGCCCTATTCCGCCTCGCTCCTGAACATCTCGGCGATGAGCTTCGGCGCGCTCGGGGCGAACGCCATCGAGGCGCTCAATCTCGGCGCCAAGCTCGGCGGTTTCTATCACGACACCGGCGAGGGCTCGATCAGTCCGTATCACCGCAAGAACGGCGGCGATCTCGTGTGGGAACTCGGTTCGGGCTATTTCGGCTGTCGCGACAAGGCCGGCCGCTTCGATCCCAAGCGCTTCGCCGAGCAGGCGGTGTCCGATCAGGTGAAGATGATCGAGATCAAGCTCAGCCAGGGGGCGAAGCCGGGGCACGGCGGATTGCTGCCGGCGGAGAAGATCACCGCGGAGATCGCCGCCACGCGCATGGTGCCGACGGGCCAGGACTGCCTGTCGCCGCCCGCCCATTCGGCCTTCTCGACGCCGATCGAGATGATGGAATTCATCGCGACGCTACGCGAGATGTCGGGCGGCAAGCCGGTCGGTTTCAAGATGTGCATCGGCCAGCCGCACGAGCTGCTGGCGATCTGCAAGGCGATGAACGAAACCGGCATCCTCGCCGACTTCATCGTCATTGACGGGGCCGAGGGCGGCACCGGCGCGGCGCCGGTCGAGTTCTCCGATCACATCGGCACGCCGCTTCGCGAGGGGCTGATCTTCGCGCGGAACGCGCTGGTTGGCACCGGGCTGCGGGACAAGGTCAGGCTGGCGGCCAGCGGCAAGGTGTCGACCGCCCACTATCTGGCCGCCAACATGGCGGTCGGCGCCGACTGGTGCAACGCGGCCCGCGCGTTCATGTTCTCGCTGGGCTGCGTGATGTCGATGCGCTGCCATACCGGCGAGTGCCCGTCGGGCGTGACCACGCACGATCCGCTGCGCCAGCGTGGGCTGGTCGTCGAGGACAAGGCGCGGCGAGTGCACAATTTCCAGCGCGAGACACTGCACGCGCTGGCCGAGGTCGTCGGCGCCGCCGGGCTGGATCATCCCGGCCAGCTTACCCCGGCCCATATCTTCCGGCGTATCAACGCCGTCGAGGCGAAGCCTCTGGACGATCTCTACACCTTCATCGAGCCCGGCTCGCTGCTCGATGGTCGCCGGAAAACGCCGCTTGGCAGGTACTGGCAGGAAGCGCGCGCGGACTCCTTCGCCCCGGCGTGA
- the typA gene encoding translational GTPase TypA: MQLRNIAIIAHVDHGKTTLVDCLLQQAGAFRENQRVAERVMDSNDLERERGITILAKATSVVWKDTRINIVDTPGHADFGGEVERILNMVDGAIVLVDAAEGPMPQTKFVVGKALKIGLKPIVAINKVDKHDARPNEVIDEVFDLFAALDATDEQLDFPILYGSAKQGWMADSPEPPAEGQGSMEPLFELVQTHVAPPQVEEGPFRLLGTILEANPYLGRIITGRVSSGSIKPNQAIKVLSRDGTLIEQGRVSKILAFRGIDRTAVDHAEAGDIIAIAGLEKGTVADTFCAPEVETPLQAQPIDPPTVSMTFRVNDSPLAGTEGDKVTSRVIRDRLLKEAEGSVALKIEETEDRDSFVVSGRGELQLAILIETMRREGFELGVSRPRVVLQRDEATNQLLEPIEEVVIDVDEEHAGVVVQKLSERRADMIEMRPSGGNRQRLVFHAPTRGLIGYQGELLTDTRGTAVMNRLFHGYAPYKGELPGRRNGVLIANEAGEAVAYALWNLEDRGPMMIEPGWKVYQGMIVGEHTRENDLEVNVLKGKKLTNIRTTSKDEAVRLTPPIRMTLEKALAWIDDDELVEVTPESIRLRKALLDPHERKRAERAREAGAVA, translated from the coding sequence ATGCAACTCCGCAATATCGCTATTATCGCCCATGTCGATCATGGGAAGACGACCCTCGTCGACTGCCTGCTGCAGCAGGCTGGCGCCTTCCGCGAAAACCAGCGCGTCGCCGAGCGCGTCATGGATTCCAACGACCTGGAACGCGAGCGCGGCATTACCATCCTGGCCAAGGCGACCTCGGTCGTCTGGAAAGATACGCGCATCAACATCGTCGATACGCCGGGCCACGCCGATTTCGGCGGCGAGGTCGAGCGCATCCTCAACATGGTGGACGGCGCGATCGTTCTGGTCGACGCGGCCGAAGGCCCGATGCCGCAGACCAAGTTCGTGGTCGGCAAGGCACTGAAGATCGGCCTTAAGCCGATTGTCGCCATCAACAAGGTCGACAAGCACGACGCCCGGCCGAACGAGGTCATCGACGAGGTGTTCGACCTGTTCGCGGCGCTCGACGCGACCGACGAGCAGCTCGATTTCCCGATCCTGTACGGCTCGGCGAAGCAGGGCTGGATGGCCGACAGCCCGGAGCCGCCGGCCGAGGGGCAGGGCTCGATGGAGCCGCTGTTCGAGCTGGTGCAGACGCACGTCGCCCCGCCCCAGGTGGAAGAGGGCCCGTTCCGCCTGCTCGGCACCATCCTGGAAGCCAATCCCTATCTCGGTCGCATCATCACCGGCCGCGTCAGCTCCGGCTCGATCAAGCCGAACCAGGCGATCAAGGTGCTGTCGCGCGACGGAACGCTGATCGAGCAGGGCCGGGTCTCCAAGATCCTCGCCTTCCGCGGCATCGACCGCACCGCCGTCGACCATGCCGAGGCCGGTGACATCATCGCCATCGCCGGACTGGAAAAGGGCACCGTCGCCGACACGTTCTGCGCGCCGGAGGTCGAGACGCCGCTGCAGGCCCAGCCGATCGATCCGCCGACCGTGTCGATGACCTTCCGCGTCAACGATTCCCCGCTCGCCGGCACCGAAGGCGACAAGGTGACGAGCCGCGTCATCCGCGACCGCCTGTTGAAGGAAGCCGAAGGCAGCGTCGCGCTGAAGATCGAGGAAACCGAAGACCGCGATTCCTTCGTCGTGTCCGGCCGCGGCGAATTGCAGCTCGCCATCCTGATCGAGACGATGCGCCGCGAGGGCTTCGAGCTCGGCGTGTCGCGTCCCCGCGTCGTCCTGCAGCGCGACGAGGCGACGAACCAGCTTCTCGAGCCGATCGAGGAGGTCGTCATCGACGTCGACGAGGAGCATGCCGGCGTCGTCGTGCAGAAGCTGTCCGAGCGCAGGGCCGACATGATCGAGATGCGCCCGTCCGGCGGCAACCGCCAGCGGCTCGTTTTCCACGCGCCGACGCGCGGGCTGATCGGCTATCAGGGCGAACTGCTGACCGATACGCGCGGCACGGCGGTGATGAACCGGCTGTTTCACGGCTACGCGCCCTACAAGGGCGAGCTGCCGGGCCGGCGCAACGGCGTGCTGATCGCCAACGAGGCCGGCGAGGCGGTGGCGTATGCGCTGTGGAACCTGGAGGATCGCGGCCCGATGATGATCGAGCCGGGCTGGAAGGTCTATCAGGGCATGATCGTCGGCGAGCACACCCGCGAGAACGATCTCGAGGTGAACGTGCTCAAGGGCAAGAAGCTCACCAATATCCGCACCACGTCGAAGGACGAGGCCGTGCGGCTGACCCCGCCGATCCGCATGACGCTCGAAAAGGCGCTTGCCTGGATCGACGACGACGAGCTGGTCGAGGTCACGCCGGAGTCGATCCGTCTGCGCAAGGCGCTGCTCGATCCGCACGAACGCAAGCGGGCGGAACGGGCCCGCGAAGCCGGCGCGGTGGCCTGA
- a CDS encoding glucose 1-dehydrogenase — MTASRLKGKRAFITGAAGGIGSAIAHAFVSEGARVMLTDLDGTAVQALAGRVNDDAPGAAAFCAHDVTSESGWAEALETANAALGGIDVLVNNAGIWAVGSVEETDPSEWRRCMGVNLDSVYLGMRLAIPYLRESQPASIVNVSSVSGLVAGHNVAAYNTAKAGMWMLTKSTALHCAHRGDDIRANSIHPTFIETGLLQDVFARGGERQPLTDDQKGKLTRQIPLKRLCTVEDVAYAAIYLASDESRYMTASEIKLDGGLSAM, encoded by the coding sequence ATGACCGCAAGCCGTTTGAAGGGAAAACGGGCATTCATCACCGGCGCGGCCGGCGGCATCGGCAGCGCGATCGCGCACGCCTTCGTGTCCGAGGGCGCCCGCGTGATGCTGACCGACCTGGATGGCACCGCGGTCCAGGCCCTGGCCGGCAGGGTCAACGACGACGCGCCCGGCGCGGCCGCCTTCTGCGCCCACGACGTGACGTCGGAGAGCGGATGGGCCGAGGCGCTGGAGACAGCGAACGCGGCCCTCGGCGGCATCGACGTTCTCGTCAACAACGCCGGCATCTGGGCCGTCGGTTCGGTGGAGGAGACGGACCCGTCCGAGTGGCGCCGCTGCATGGGGGTCAATCTCGATTCGGTCTATCTCGGCATGCGGCTCGCGATCCCCTATCTGCGCGAGAGCCAGCCCGCCTCGATCGTCAATGTCTCCTCGGTGTCCGGCCTCGTCGCCGGCCACAATGTCGCCGCCTACAACACCGCCAAGGCGGGCATGTGGATGCTGACCAAGTCCACGGCGCTGCATTGCGCCCACCGCGGCGACGACATCCGCGCCAACTCGATCCATCCCACCTTCATCGAGACCGGCCTGCTGCAGGACGTCTTCGCCCGTGGCGGCGAGCGGCAGCCGCTGACCGACGACCAGAAGGGCAAGCTCACCCGGCAGATCCCGCTGAAGCGGCTGTGCACGGTCGAGGATGTCGCCTACGCGGCCATCTATCTGGCAAGCGACGAATCCCGTTATATGACCGCCTCGGAAATCAAGCTCGATGGGGGCCTCAGCGCCATGTAG
- a CDS encoding DUF167 family protein: MSADHARDWFKAVSGGVDIHVRLTPKSSRDQIDGLIGLSDDSRVLAARVRAVPEKGAANTALEKLLAKTLGVARATVTVASGHKARLKTVHVAGDVRELEGALGALGSNSEGDRS, from the coding sequence TTGTCCGCCGATCACGCTCGCGACTGGTTCAAGGCGGTTTCCGGTGGTGTCGACATACACGTACGGCTGACGCCGAAAAGCAGCCGCGACCAGATCGACGGCTTGATCGGGCTCTCCGATGACAGCCGGGTGCTCGCCGCCCGCGTGCGCGCCGTGCCGGAAAAGGGCGCGGCCAACACGGCGCTGGAAAAGCTCCTGGCCAAGACACTGGGTGTCGCGCGCGCGACCGTCACCGTCGCATCCGGCCACAAGGCAAGGCTGAAGACGGTGCATGTTGCCGGCGACGTGAGGGAACTTGAGGGCGCGCTCGGCGCGCTCGGATCGAACAGCGAGGGGGACCGTTCATGA
- a CDS encoding alpha/beta hydrolase — MRRRFRIWALFILVLLAAPRHGLAGPAFTHFDVIADVDYGDSVWQTMDVYLPPDSGGAGTAGPPVILMVHGGAWTTGDKRTESVVANKAAHWLGRGYVFVSVNTRLVPEADPIEQAGDVARALAAAQSMAGVWGGGPDRFVLMGHSSGGHLVSLLAADPALAAAHGASPWLGTISLDAGAYDVVEIMGRGHADVFDRAFGADPAFWKAVSPIHRLAAKPAPMLLVCSSLGGRSCGQAAAFAAAVERSGGTADVMPVKLRHMAIDSDLGLPGAYTDGVDGFLHALGLP, encoded by the coding sequence GTGCGACGCCGCTTCCGCATTTGGGCGCTCTTCATCCTGGTTCTGCTCGCCGCGCCTCGGCACGGGCTGGCCGGCCCGGCCTTCACCCATTTCGACGTGATCGCGGACGTGGACTATGGCGACAGCGTCTGGCAGACGATGGACGTCTACCTGCCGCCGGATTCCGGTGGAGCCGGAACCGCCGGGCCACCCGTCATCCTGATGGTTCATGGCGGCGCCTGGACGACCGGCGACAAGCGGACCGAATCCGTGGTGGCCAATAAGGCGGCGCATTGGCTCGGTCGCGGCTACGTCTTTGTTTCCGTGAACACGCGGCTCGTCCCAGAGGCCGATCCAATCGAGCAGGCCGGTGACGTCGCCAGGGCGCTGGCCGCAGCCCAGTCCATGGCCGGCGTCTGGGGCGGCGGTCCCGATCGCTTCGTCCTGATGGGCCATTCCTCGGGCGGACATCTCGTCTCGCTTCTCGCAGCCGATCCGGCCCTCGCCGCCGCGCACGGCGCCAGCCCCTGGCTCGGCACGATCTCCCTCGACGCGGGCGCGTACGACGTCGTCGAGATCATGGGTCGGGGCCATGCCGACGTCTTCGACCGGGCCTTCGGGGCCGATCCGGCGTTCTGGAAGGCGGTCTCGCCGATCCACAGGTTAGCCGCCAAGCCCGCGCCGATGCTTCTCGTCTGTTCCAGTCTCGGCGGCCGCTCGTGCGGCCAGGCGGCCGCCTTCGCCGCCGCTGTCGAACGAAGCGGAGGCACGGCCGATGTCATGCCGGTGAAGCTGCGCCACATGGCGATCGACAGCGACCTGGGTCTGCCCGGCGCCTATACGGACGGTGTCGATGGCTTCCTGCACGCGCTCGGGCTGCCGTAG
- a CDS encoding GNAT family N-acetyltransferase yields MSTVVIDVRPATAKDAVGISEVHDEAWATAYRGIIPAVTLEKMMARRGPAYWSRLTSRGGAGTLVLAFDGEVAGYATLGPNRVKRLSYGGEIYELYLRPTHQGIGLGRRVFREARKVLGANRLEGLVVWALEENTQARHFYGALGGIEVARTYEPFGDAKLSKIAFAWR; encoded by the coding sequence ATGAGCACCGTCGTCATCGACGTACGACCGGCTACTGCGAAAGACGCCGTCGGGATCTCGGAGGTCCATGACGAAGCCTGGGCGACGGCCTATCGCGGCATCATCCCGGCGGTGACGCTGGAAAAGATGATGGCCCGGCGCGGTCCGGCCTACTGGAGCCGCCTGACCTCGCGCGGCGGCGCAGGAACGCTCGTGCTGGCTTTCGACGGCGAGGTCGCCGGATACGCGACGCTCGGTCCCAACAGGGTGAAGCGGCTGTCCTATGGCGGCGAGATCTACGAACTCTATCTTCGGCCGACCCATCAGGGCATAGGCCTGGGCCGACGGGTGTTCCGGGAGGCGCGCAAGGTGCTCGGTGCCAACAGGCTCGAGGGGCTCGTCGTCTGGGCGCTCGAGGAGAACACGCAGGCGCGCCACTTCTACGGAGCGCTTGGCGGCATAGAGGTCGCACGCACCTACGAGCCCTTCGGCGACGCCAAGCTATCCAAGATCGCGTTCGCCTGGCGCTAG
- the folD gene encoding bifunctional methylenetetrahydrofolate dehydrogenase/methenyltetrahydrofolate cyclohydrolase FolD, producing MTARIIDGKATAAALRQDVAKAVETLKADHGVTPGLAVVLVGEDPASAVYVRNKGKQTVEAGMNSYEHRLDAATSEEELLDLVRKLNADPAVNGILVQLPLPAQIDSAAVIATIDPAKDVDGFHVINAGRLATGLPALVPCTPVGCVILARQVHADLTGMEAIVVGRSNIVGKPVAQLLLNENCTVTIAHSRTRDLAGVCRRADLLIAAVGRPEMIRGNWIKPGATVIDVGINRVPKDDGKTRLVGDVAYDEALKVAGAITPVPGGVGPMTIACLLRNTVEAACRQNGIEPIL from the coding sequence ATGACGGCACGAATCATCGACGGCAAGGCGACGGCCGCAGCGCTTCGCCAGGACGTGGCCAAGGCCGTTGAGACGCTCAAGGCCGATCATGGCGTCACGCCGGGCCTGGCGGTCGTCCTCGTCGGCGAGGATCCCGCGAGCGCGGTCTATGTCCGCAACAAGGGCAAGCAGACCGTCGAAGCCGGCATGAACTCCTACGAGCACAGGCTCGACGCCGCGACCAGTGAGGAAGAGCTGCTCGACCTCGTCCGCAAGCTCAACGCCGATCCGGCCGTCAACGGTATCCTCGTGCAGTTGCCGCTTCCCGCGCAGATCGATTCGGCCGCGGTCATCGCCACGATCGACCCGGCCAAGGACGTCGACGGCTTCCACGTCATCAATGCCGGCCGGCTGGCCACCGGCCTGCCGGCGCTCGTGCCCTGCACGCCGGTCGGCTGCGTCATCCTCGCCAGGCAGGTCCACGCGGATCTCACCGGCATGGAGGCCATTGTCGTCGGCCGCTCCAATATCGTCGGCAAGCCGGTCGCCCAGCTCCTGCTCAACGAGAACTGCACCGTGACCATCGCCCATTCGCGCACGCGCGACCTGGCCGGGGTCTGTCGCCGCGCCGATCTGCTGATCGCCGCCGTCGGCCGCCCCGAGATGATCAGAGGCAACTGGATCAAGCCGGGCGCCACCGTCATCGACGTCGGCATAAACCGCGTCCCGAAGGACGACGGCAAGACCCGCCTGGTCGGCGACGTCGCCTACGACGAAGCGCTGAAGGTGGCGGGCGCCATCACGCCGGTGCCCGGCGGAGTCGGCCCGATGACCATTGCCTGCCTGCTGCGCAACACGGTGGAAGCCGCGTGCCGGCAGAACGGTATCGAGCCGATTCTCTAG
- a CDS encoding glutamine amidotransferase, whose amino-acid sequence MPQPILIVLHQEGSTPGRIGQALQRRGYELDIRRPVLGEPLPTTLRAHAGAVIFGGPQSANDEHDYIRREIDWINVPLKENAPFLGVCLGAQQMVKTLGGQVRPHPEGCAEVGYYPLRATESGRRMMDWPGMVYQWHREGFDVPKEAELLASGDMFENQAFRVGTCAFGVQFHAELTLAMMHRWTVRGAARMDMPGAQRRRDHFEGRSVFDPDIRRWLEDFLDLWLRADPRRHAQAAG is encoded by the coding sequence ATGCCGCAACCGATTCTCATCGTTCTGCACCAGGAAGGCTCGACGCCCGGCCGCATCGGCCAGGCCCTGCAGCGGCGCGGCTACGAGCTCGACATTCGCCGCCCCGTTCTTGGAGAACCGCTACCGACGACGCTGCGCGCCCATGCCGGTGCGGTGATCTTCGGCGGGCCGCAAAGCGCCAACGACGAGCACGACTACATCCGCCGCGAGATCGACTGGATCAACGTGCCGCTGAAGGAAAACGCGCCGTTTCTCGGCGTCTGCCTCGGCGCGCAGCAGATGGTGAAGACGCTTGGCGGTCAGGTCCGCCCGCATCCCGAGGGCTGTGCCGAAGTCGGCTACTATCCGCTGCGCGCGACCGAGAGCGGGCGCCGGATGATGGACTGGCCCGGAATGGTCTATCAGTGGCACCGCGAGGGCTTCGACGTGCCCAAGGAGGCCGAGCTTCTGGCCAGCGGCGACATGTTCGAGAATCAGGCGTTCCGTGTCGGCACCTGCGCCTTCGGCGTCCAGTTCCATGCCGAGTTGACGCTGGCGATGATGCATCGCTGGACCGTGCGCGGCGCCGCCCGGATGGACATGCCCGGCGCCCAGCGCCGCCGCGACCACTTCGAGGGGCGGTCCGTCTTCGACCCAGACATCCGCCGCTGGCTCGAGGATTTCCTCGATCTGTGGCTCCGCGCCGATCCGCGCCGGCACGCCCAGGCTGCCGGATAG
- a CDS encoding site-2 protease family protein — MPWSLTVGRIAGTDVRIHLTFLLLLAWIGVAHYIQGGAAAAIEGVLFISAVFLCVVLHEFGHAMAARHYGIGTKDITLLPIGGLARLERFPEKPGQEIVVAAAGPAVNVVIAVILILIFGFPADPAALQQVENPQIGFFERLAAVNIFLVVFNLIPAFPMDGGRVLRAALSFRLDRFRATEVAASIGQALAFFFGFMGLIGGNAILVFIAIFVYLAATAEAASEGLMALGRKIRVDDAMIRSFETLRPDETVDDAAEALIRTTQSEFPIVDGGGHLRAFLTRSEMIHALKATGSRTPVLEAATGKPLTVASGMRLDRALNAMQQAGAAIFGVTDRDGRLIGYVSQENIGELMMLGEANWRTRDAARPAESGSVPRVPPV, encoded by the coding sequence ATGCCCTGGTCCCTCACCGTCGGCCGGATCGCCGGCACCGACGTCCGCATCCATCTGACCTTCCTCTTGCTGCTCGCCTGGATCGGCGTCGCCCACTACATCCAGGGCGGCGCGGCGGCGGCAATCGAAGGCGTCCTCTTTATCTCCGCGGTGTTCCTGTGCGTTGTGCTGCACGAGTTCGGCCACGCGATGGCCGCCCGCCACTACGGCATCGGCACGAAGGACATCACGCTGCTGCCGATCGGCGGGCTCGCCCGTCTCGAGCGCTTTCCGGAAAAGCCCGGACAGGAGATCGTCGTCGCCGCGGCGGGGCCGGCAGTGAACGTGGTGATCGCCGTCATCCTGATCCTCATCTTCGGCTTCCCCGCCGATCCTGCCGCCCTGCAGCAGGTCGAGAACCCGCAGATCGGCTTTTTCGAGCGGCTTGCCGCCGTGAACATCTTCCTCGTCGTCTTCAACCTGATCCCGGCCTTCCCGATGGATGGCGGACGGGTGCTGCGGGCCGCGCTGTCCTTCCGGCTCGACCGGTTCCGCGCGACCGAGGTCGCCGCCTCGATCGGCCAGGCGCTGGCCTTCTTCTTCGGCTTCATGGGCCTCATCGGCGGCAACGCGATCCTCGTTTTCATCGCGATCTTCGTCTATCTCGCCGCCACCGCGGAGGCCGCCAGCGAGGGGCTGATGGCGCTTGGCCGCAAGATCCGCGTGGACGACGCGATGATCCGTAGCTTCGAGACGCTGAGGCCCGACGAGACGGTCGACGATGCCGCCGAGGCCTTGATCCGCACCACCCAGAGCGAGTTCCCGATCGTCGACGGCGGTGGGCATCTGCGCGCTTTCCTGACGCGCTCGGAAATGATCCACGCGCTGAAGGCGACCGGTTCGCGCACGCCGGTGCTGGAGGCGGCCACGGGCAAGCCGCTGACCGTAGCCAGCGGCATGCGCCTCGACAGGGCGCTCAACGCCATGCAGCAGGCCGGCGCGGCGATCTTCGGCGTTACCGATCGGGATGGCCGGCTTATCGGTTACGTCAGTCAGGAGAATATCGGCGAGCTGATGATGCTCGGCGAAGCCAACTGGCGCACGCGCGACGCGGCCAGACCCGCCGAAAGCGGCTCCGTGCCCCGCGTGCCGCCGGTCTGA
- the ppa gene encoding inorganic diphosphatase translates to MRIDAVPIGANPPEEINVIVEVPVGGEPIKYEMDKAAGTMFVDRFLYTPMRYPGNYGFVPHTLSEDGDPIDVLVPNQRPIVPGAVMPCRPIGVLLMEDEKGLDEKIVAVPVHRITRRYDKVHTYEDLPAITLKQIQHFFEHYKDLENGKWVKVVRWGDADEARRLITESIERAGTKS, encoded by the coding sequence ATGCGTATCGATGCGGTGCCGATCGGCGCCAATCCGCCCGAGGAAATCAACGTCATCGTAGAAGTGCCGGTGGGCGGCGAACCTATCAAATACGAGATGGACAAGGCGGCGGGCACCATGTTCGTCGACCGCTTCCTCTACACGCCGATGCGGTATCCCGGCAATTACGGCTTCGTGCCGCACACGCTATCGGAGGACGGCGATCCGATCGACGTGCTGGTACCCAACCAGCGGCCGATCGTTCCCGGTGCCGTCATGCCGTGCCGGCCAATCGGGGTTCTGCTCATGGAGGACGAGAAGGGCCTGGACGAGAAGATCGTCGCGGTGCCCGTCCATCGTATCACCCGGCGTTACGACAAGGTGCATACCTACGAAGACCTGCCGGCGATCACGCTGAAGCAGATCCAGCACTTCTTCGAGCACTACAAGGACCTCGAAAACGGCAAGTGGGTCAAGGTCGTCCGCTGGGGCGACGCCGACGAGGCCCGGCGCCTGATCACGGAGTCGATCGAGCGCGCCGGCACGAAATCGTAA
- a CDS encoding YggT family protein has translation MRAILDVILIALQLYVWIVIISAIFSWLIAFNVVNTRNQFVSMVGEALWRLTEPALRPIRRFMPNLGGIDISPVILLLLIFLIQRIIFLYIYPAVF, from the coding sequence ATGCGCGCCATCCTCGATGTCATTCTGATCGCCCTCCAGCTCTACGTCTGGATTGTCATCATCTCGGCGATCTTCAGCTGGCTCATCGCTTTCAACGTCGTCAACACGCGCAACCAGTTCGTCAGCATGGTTGGCGAGGCGCTGTGGCGCCTGACCGAGCCGGCATTGCGGCCGATCCGGCGGTTCATGCCCAATCTCGGCGGCATCGACATCTCGCCGGTGATCCTGCTGCTGCTGATCTTCCTGATCCAGCGCATCATCTTTCTCTACATCTATCCCGCGGTTTTCTGA
- a CDS encoding TerB family tellurite resistance protein, with the protein MFGAIQKVIRNLKAESEPVFDATDPRVATAALAVHAIAVDGIVDEPEKVKLRLLMQQKFDLNDDETSRLIAEARRRDLEAIDLYAFTSVLKRALDEDGRRGVVEMLWELVYADGEVHEVEDNFIWRVAELLGISSRERIALRKRVEHAPDHMPKND; encoded by the coding sequence ATGTTCGGGGCAATCCAGAAGGTTATCCGCAACCTCAAGGCGGAGTCTGAGCCGGTGTTCGACGCCACCGATCCGCGTGTCGCGACCGCCGCCCTCGCCGTGCACGCGATCGCCGTCGACGGCATCGTCGACGAGCCGGAGAAGGTCAAGCTGCGCCTGCTCATGCAGCAGAAGTTCGACCTCAACGACGACGAGACGTCCCGGCTGATCGCCGAGGCGCGCCGTCGCGATCTGGAGGCGATCGACCTCTACGCCTTCACCAGCGTCCTGAAGCGGGCGCTCGACGAGGACGGCCGACGCGGCGTCGTCGAGATGCTGTGGGAACTCGTCTATGCCGACGGCGAAGTCCACGAGGTCGAGGACAACTTCATCTGGCGCGTCGCCGAACTGCTCGGCATTTCGTCGCGCGAGCGCATCGCCCTGCGCAAGCGCGTCGAGCACGCCCCCGACCACATGCCGAAGAACGACTGA